Proteins found in one Pelmatolapia mariae isolate MD_Pm_ZW linkage group LG7, Pm_UMD_F_2, whole genome shotgun sequence genomic segment:
- the LOC134630945 gene encoding G-protein coupled receptor-associated protein LMBRD2-like isoform X2 → MLCCPVVSLLPCLIHMDSAISHHNKLQTAHTSQDNDPKHTAKVIRNYLQCKEEQEVLEVMVRPPQSSDLNIIECVWDYMKRQKGLRKPVSTENLWLVLQDLWNNRPAEFLQNATLRTRCLNLLGFQQFMEDSEMTSDLMDEGKELNRQGQ, encoded by the exons GCTGTCCTGTCGTCTCACTCCTCCCCTGCTTGATCCACATGGACTCGGCCATCTCCCACCACAACAAGCTGCAGACTGCTCACACCTCT caggacaacgaccccaaacacacagccaaagtCATTAGGAACTATCTTCAgtgtaaagaagaacaagaagtactggaagtgatggtaCGGCCCCCACAGAGCTCTGATCTTAACATCATCGAAtgtgtctgggattacatgaagagacagaaggggTTGAGGAAGCCTGTatccacagaaaatctgtggttagttctccaagatcttTGGAACAACCGACCAGCTGAGTTCCTTCAAAATGCGAC TTTAAGGACCCGCTGCCTTAATCTTCTGGGCTTCCAGCAGTTTATGGAAGACAGTgaaatgacctctgacctgatgGACGAGGGAAAGGAGCTGAACCGCCAGG GTCAGTAA
- the LOC134630945 gene encoding G-protein coupled receptor-associated protein LMBRD2B-like isoform X1 codes for MLCCPVVSLLPCLIHMDSAISHHNKLQTAHTSQDNDPKHTAKVIRNYLQCKEEQEVLEVMVRPPQSSDLNIIECVWDYMKRQKGLRKPVSTENLCLRTRCLNLLGFQQFMEDSEMTSDLMDEGKELNRQESHLLGEETTVKREVQRSCSSLDILLKIED; via the exons GCTGTCCTGTCGTCTCACTCCTCCCCTGCTTGATCCACATGGACTCGGCCATCTCCCACCACAACAAGCTGCAGACTGCTCACACCTCT caggacaacgaccccaaacacacagccaaagtCATTAGGAACTATCTTCAgtgtaaagaagaacaagaagtactggaagtgatggtaCGGCCCCCACAGAGCTCTGATCTTAACATCATCGAAtgtgtctgggattacatgaagagacagaaggggTTGAGGAAGCCTGTatccacagaaaatctgtg TTTAAGGACCCGCTGCCTTAATCTTCTGGGCTTCCAGCAGTTTATGGAAGACAGTgaaatgacctctgacctgatgGACGAGGGAAAGGAGCTGAACCGCCAGG AAAGTCATCTGCTGGGAGAAGAAACAACAGTGAAACGGGAAGTACAAAGAAGCTGCTCATCACTGGATATTCTGCTTAAGATTGAAGATTGA